The following are encoded together in the Culex pipiens pallens isolate TS chromosome 1, TS_CPP_V2, whole genome shotgun sequence genome:
- the LOC120429502 gene encoding uncharacterized protein K02A2.6-like: protein MDADQFQQFMAKQNELVTKLVAGLQQRAVPASNISSVVPPPPALCLDGDMEENYEFFLTNWRNYSQAVGMDSWPANQASKKVSFLMSVIGEAALKKYYNFDLTEDQKKDVAEALKAIKQKVVRSRNLFVDRLDFFAASQVSSESIDDFAARLKSLAKPCKFALLEDEFILFKIVTSNKWGHLRTKMLSMQDLTTGKAVDICRVEEIAEQRLRHLSLESPVVSDVKKINKKTKKKLQRCKFCGDEHEFVKGACPAYGKKCKRCGGRNHFEKACKIDQPWKQKRRHRRVKEVKDDESSSEERSESSSVDSDDEESEHEVQIAKIKSKSAVESSALAVLDFRLGRKWKPVTCEIDTGADATLIGYNCLTELLETPNPTLQPTSIKLKSFGGNPIPVLGQVMLPVKRKGKRFQLVLQVVDYDHRPLLSLKASQSLGFVKFCRSVKIRRPEAATEEEKLLSVYKVKAEAIVEKHSDIFAGYGRFPGVVSLEVDESVQPSIQHPRRVPIALRPKLKQELDKLEEDGIIVKETRHTEWVSNIVLVRRGGQNEFVRICLDPVPLNKALKRPNLQFDTIDELLPELGNAKIFTTVDTKKGFWHVELDTPSSKLTTFWTPFGRYRWVRMPFGISPAPELFQLKLQGAIQGLEGVTGLADDLLVYGTGTGLEEALDNHNRALEQLLVRLKENNVKLNRSKLKLCQTSVKFFGHVLTTKGLTADETKTAAIRNFPTPTNKKELLRFVGMESWRWTAAEDEEFQKVKNLVADIHTLRYYDVTKPLVIECDASGFGLGVAVFQQDGVIGYASRTLTATEKNYAQIEKELLAILFACLRFDQLIVGNPKTVIKTDHKPLVNIFRKPLLSAPRRLQHMLLNLQRYKPEIMFVAGKENVVADAISRAPYDDDHAQAGDYQKLEIFKVMRDLEDVKLKHFLNISDDRLTEIMAETAADPVLQLVIRLIGEGWPETIGGVPDSVRVFFSYRNELTTQDGLVFRNDRILIPHKLRRKMIEKTHISHNGVEATLKLARANIFWPGMSAQIRDTVKECAVCAKFAGSQSKPPMQSHPVPVHPFQLVSLDVFFAEYRGIKRKFLVTVDHYSDLFEIDLLKDLTPQSAIAACKINFARHGVPQLLLTDNGTHFVGKEWRQFAGEWDFSHTTSAPHHQQANGKSEAAVKIAKQLIKKCEESGTDFWYALLHWRNVPNKIGSSPAARLFSRQTRCGVPTAAGNLLPRVVEGVPDAIKENRRKIKYYYDRKCRNLPQLETGAPVYVQVHPQKSTVWSPGTVAAKQTDRSYLVDVDGAFYRRDLVNLKSRKEPNTQPAVNHPVLQDNPLPSGPNPDVAVAEKPAEFPWTDSPSTPITKSSKPNKRLSSLSSTPQPKEKASPTETVTQERSRPKREVKLPTKLHDYCLE from the exons ATGGATGCCGACCAGTTTCAACAGTTTATGGCGAAACAAAATGAGCTGGTGACGAAGCTGGTTGCTGGCCTACAACAGCGTGCTGTGCCGGCGTCGAACATCAGTTCCGTGGTTCCGCCACCACCGGCTCTCTGTCTTGACGGAGACATGGAGGAGAACTACGAGTTTTTCCTAACCAACTGGAGAAACTACTCACAAGCCGTGGGCATGGACAGTTGGCCGGCGAATCAGGCCTCAAAAAAGGTCAGTTTTCTGATGTCCGTCATCGGAGAAGCTGCGCTCAAAAAGTATTACAACTTTGACCTGACAGAGGATCAAAAGAAAGACGTCGCCGAGGCCCTGAAGGCTATCAAGCAGAAGGTCGTGCGCAGCCGTAACTTGTTCGTGGACCGATTGGATTTTTTCGCGGCGAGTCAAGTGTCCAGCGAATCCATCGATGACTTTGCAGCCCGGCTGAAGAGTTTGGCGAAACCGTGCAAATTTGCACTCTTGGAGGACGAGTTTATCTTGTTCAAAATAGTGACCAGCAACAAGTGGGGCCACCTGCGGACCAAAATGTTGAGCATGCAGGATCTCACAACGGGAAAAGCAGTGGATATCTGCCGCGTGGAAGAGATTGCAGAGCAACGTTTGCGGCACCTCTCATTGGAGTCGCCGGTGGTCAGTGATGTGAAGAAGATTAACAAGAAGACCAAGAAGAAGCTGCAGCGGTGTAAGTTCTGTGGAGATGAGCACGAGTTTGTGAAGGGAGCGTGTCCAGCATACGGCAAGAAATGCAAGCGTTGCGGCGGCCGCAACCACTTTGAGAAGGCGTGTAAAATCGATCAACCCTGGAAGCAGAAGCGACGCCACCGTCGTGTCAAGGAGGTGAAGGACGACGAGAGCAGTTCCGAGGAACGCTCTGAATCCAGCAGTGTGgacagcgacgacgaagaaagtGAGCACGAAGTGCAGATTGCCAAAATCAAGTCCAAGTCAGCTGTGGAGAGTAGTGCTTTGGCGGTTCTGGATTTCAGGCTAGGCCGGAAGTGGAAACCAGTTACGTGCGAGATCGACACGGGTGCGGATGCCACATTGATCGGGTATAACTGTTTGACTGAGCTTCTTGAAACTCCGAACCCGACACTGCAACCAACAAGCATCAAGCTGAAGTCTTTCGGTGGCAACCCGATACCAGTGTTGGGACAGGTTATGCTACCTGTAAAACGAAAAGGCAAGCGGTTCCAGCTCGTCCTGCAAGTTGTTGACTATGACCACCGCCCGCTCTTGTCGCTTAAGGCTTCTCAGTCGCTGGGCTTTGTGAAGTTCTGCCGATCGGTGAAGATACGCCGACCAGAAGCAGCCACAGAAGAAGAGAAGCTGCTCAGTGTCTACAAGGTGAAAGCCGAAGCAATCGTCGAGAAACACAGTGACATCTTCGCTGGCTACGGCCGGTTTCCCGGAGTGGTTTCCCTGGAAGTGGACGAAAGTGTGCAGCCATCTATTCAGCATCCTCGTCGGGTCCCAATCGCTTTGCGCCCGAAACTGAAGCAGGAGTTGGACAAACTGGAAGAGGACGGCATTATAGTGAAGGAAACGCGACACACCGAGTGGGTTAGCAACATTGTGTTAGTCCGCCGTGGCGGCCAGAACGAGTTCGTTCGGATTTGTCTCGATCCTGTCCCGCTCAACAAAGCGCTGAAGCGGCCCAATTTGCAGTTTGACACGATTGACGAGTTGCTTCCCGAGTTGGGCAACGCCAAGATTTTCACAACTGTGGACACGAAAAAAGGATTTTGGCACGTGGAACTGGACACCCCCAGCAGCAAGTTGACCACCTTCTGGACACCATTCGGTCGATACCGCTGGGTCAGGATGCCGTTTGGTATTTCTCCAGCACCTGAACTGTTCCAGCTGAAGCTGCAAGGTGCGATACAAGGACTGGAAGGAGTGACCGGGTTAGCGGATGACTTGCTGGTGTACGGCACCGGAACGGGTCTGGAGGAAGCTTTGGACAACCACAATCGGGCTCTAGAACAACTGTTGGTGCGGCTCAAAGAGAACAACGTGAAACTCAACCGGTCCAAGCTCAAGTTGTGTCAGACATCGGTGAAGTTCTTTGGACACGTGCTGACAACGAAGGGACTAACAGCAGACGAGACCAAGACAGCCGCAATCCGCAACTTTCCCACACCAACCAACAAGAAGGAGCTCCTGCGATTTGTCGGCATG GAAAGCTGGCGCTGGACTGCTGCTGAGGACGAGGAGTTCCAGAAAGTGAAAAATCTCGTAGCCGACATCCACACGCTGCGCTACTACGACGTGACCAAGCCCCTGGTAATCGAGTGTGACGCGAGTGGTTTCGGTCTGGGCGTTGCAGTGTTTCAACAAGACGGTGTGATCGGTTACGCGTCCAGAACCCTCACTGCGACGGAGAAGAACTATGCCCAGATAGAGAAGGAGCTGTTGGCGATCTTGTTTGCCTGCCTCAGATTCGATCAACTAATTGTTGGCAACCCGAAGACCGTTATCAAAACCGACCACAAACCGCTGGTGAACATCTTCCGGAAGCCGTTGTTGTCGGCCCCTCGACGCTTGCAACATATGCTGTTGAACCTGCAACGATACAAGCCGGAGATTATGTTCGTGGCCGGCAAAGAAAACGTCGTCGCTGATGCCATTTCGCGAGCCCCTTACGACGACGATCACGCTCAAGCTGGAGATTACCAGAAGCTGGAGATATTCAAGGTGATGCGCGACCTGGAAGACGTTAAGCTGAAGCACTTCTTGAACATCTCAGATGATCGTCTGACGGAGATCATGGCGGAGACGGCGGCGGATCCAGTGTTGCAGCTGGTGATCCGGTTGATTGGTGAAGGTTGGCCAGAGACCATCGGTGGTGTACCGGACAGCGTCCGCGTTTTCTTCAGCTACAGAAACGAACTTACCACCCAGGATGGATTAGTGTTCCGTAACGACAGAATACTGATTCCCCACAAGCTGCGGCGCAAAATGATCGAGAAGACTCACATCAGCCACAATGGTGTTGAGGCGACCCTGAAGCTGGCACGTGCGAATATTTTTTGGCCTGGGATGAGCGCACAAATTCGAGACACAGTCAAGGAGTGTGCCGTCTGCGCCAAATTCGCCGGTTCGCAGTCCAAGCCCCCGATGCAGAGTCACCCGGTTCCAGTTCACCCGTTTCAACTGGTGTCGCTTGATGTGTTCTTCGCTGAGTACCGAGGTATTAAGCGGAAGTTTTTGGTGACGGTTGATCACTATTCCGATCTGTTCGAGATTGATCTGCTGAAGGATCTCACTCCACAATCCGCCATCGCAGCTTGCAAGATCAACTTCGCGCGGCATGGCGTTCCTCAGCTCTTGCTGACAGATAACGGAACGCACTTCGTGGGAAAAGAGTGGCGACAATTTGCGGGAGAATGGGACTTCAGTCACACCACTTCAGCGCCACACCATCAACAAGCGAATGGCAAATCGGAGGCAGCGGTTAAAATCGCTAAACAGTTGATCAAGAAGTGTGAAGAATCCGGCACGGATTTTTGGTACGCTCTCCTGCATTGGCGTAACGTACCAAACAAGATCGGATCGAGTCCTGCAGCTCGCTTATTCTCTCGTCAAACACGATGTGGTGTCCCAACTGCTGCTGGCAACTTACTTCCGCGAGTGGTCGAGGGAGTTCCGGATGCTATCAAGGAAAACAGGAGGAAGATAAAGTATTATTACGATAGAAAGTGTCGTAATCTGCCGCAGCTGGAAACCGGTGCACCAGTGTACGTCCAAGTCCATCCACAGAAGTCTACGGTGTGGTCACCCGGAACAGTCGCCGCCAAGCAAACTGACCGATCGTATCTCGTGGATGTGGACGGGGCATTCTACCGACGGGATTTGGTTAACCTAAAGTCACGCAAAGAACCGAACACGCAGCCTGCCGTCAACCATCCCGTTCTACAGGACAATCCGTTGCCGTCTGGTCCGAATCCAGATGTAGCAGTGGCCGAGAAACCAGCGGAGTTTCCGTGGACCGATTCACCGAGCACCCCGATCACCAAATCTTCGAAGCCGAACAAACGATTGTCTTCGCTGTCATCGACACCGCAGCCGAAGGAAAAAGCATCGCCTACCGAGACGGTTACACAGGAGAGATCGCGCCCCAAACGAGAAGTGAAGCTGCCGACCAAATTACACGATTATTGTCTGGAATAA